From Alphaproteobacteria bacterium, a single genomic window includes:
- a CDS encoding ketoacyl-ACP synthase III — translation MAYHSVIVGCGSYLPERVVTNQELAESVDTTDEWIIERTGIRRRHIAAEGETTCDLAYAAACAALRNADLQADALDLIILATATPDNTFPATATEVQARLGLTHGAAFDVHAVCSGFLYALAVADNFLRAGQARTALVIGAETFSRILDWKDRTTCVLFGDGAGAVILRREDGPSDVSKQGVISTHLHSDGRYKDHLYVDGGPSSTQSTGYLRMAGKEVFRHAVTNLASVVQEALAANHVTAADIDWVVPHQANQRILDATARKLHLDPARVISTVDHHANTSAASVPLALTEAVQDGRIRRGQLLILEAMGGGFTWGASLVRW, via the coding sequence ATGGCGTATCATTCTGTTATCGTTGGTTGCGGTTCGTATCTGCCGGAACGGGTGGTCACGAACCAGGAATTGGCGGAGAGCGTCGACACCACCGACGAATGGATCATCGAGCGCACCGGCATCCGCCGGCGCCACATCGCGGCCGAGGGCGAGACCACCTGCGATCTGGCCTATGCGGCGGCCTGCGCGGCACTGCGCAATGCCGACCTGCAGGCGGATGCGCTGGACCTGATCATCCTGGCGACGGCGACGCCGGACAACACCTTTCCGGCGACGGCGACCGAGGTGCAGGCGCGCCTGGGGCTGACGCACGGCGCGGCCTTCGACGTGCATGCGGTCTGTTCCGGCTTTCTCTATGCCCTGGCGGTCGCGGACAACTTCCTGCGGGCCGGCCAGGCCCGGACGGCCCTGGTAATCGGCGCGGAGACGTTCTCGCGCATTCTGGACTGGAAGGACCGGACCACCTGCGTGCTGTTCGGCGATGGCGCCGGCGCCGTCATTCTGCGGCGCGAGGACGGTCCGTCGGACGTATCGAAGCAGGGGGTGATCTCCACCCATCTGCATTCGGACGGCCGCTACAAGGACCATCTCTATGTGGATGGCGGCCCGTCGTCGACCCAGAGCACCGGCTATCTGCGCATGGCGGGCAAGGAGGTGTTCCGGCATGCGGTCACCAATCTCGCCAGCGTGGTTCAGGAAGCGCTGGCCGCCAATCACGTGACGGCGGCGGATATCGACTGGGTGGTGCCGCACCAGGCCAATCAACGGATTCTGGACGCCACGGCCCGTAAGCTGCATCTGGACCCGGCCCGGGTCATCAGCACCGTGGACCATCACGCCAATACCTCCGCCGCTTCGGTGCCGCTGGCGCTGACCGAGGCGGTGCAGGACGGGCGCATTCGGCGCGGTCAGTTGCTGATCCTGGAAGCGATGGGCGGCGGCTTCACCTGGGGCGCCAGTCTGGTCCGCTGGTAG
- a CDS encoding integration host factor subunit alpha — protein sequence MAGRTITRADLSDAVCQEVGLSRVDAAELVESVLEEVSGALTRGETVKISSFGSFSVREKGERWGRNPKTGEPARIDPRKVLVFRPSHVLKDRMNGLEPSGDAADSE from the coding sequence ATGGCTGGACGAACGATTACGCGTGCAGATTTGAGCGACGCGGTCTGCCAGGAAGTGGGCTTGTCGCGCGTCGATGCTGCAGAACTGGTTGAATCGGTGCTGGAGGAAGTGTCCGGCGCACTGACACGCGGAGAGACGGTCAAAATATCCTCGTTTGGCAGTTTTTCCGTGCGCGAGAAGGGCGAACGGTGGGGCCGGAATCCGAAGACCGGAGAGCCGGCCCGTATCGATCCCCGCAAGGTGTTGGTGTTTCGGCCGTCGCACGTGCTGAAGGACCGCATGAACGGCCTCGAACCATCCGGCGATGCCGCCGACAGTGAATGA
- a CDS encoding MerR family transcriptional regulator → MERPARAKGADAFRTISEAAQEVGVAPHVLRFWETKFPTLRPLKRGGSRRYYRPRDIELLHRIKRLLHEEGYTIKGASKALRSGNDPGSGSAQDLDRGSDRNADQNSDKGTVETVAEAADMGEAPTGFGGHGPALERVGRLLDTLAAECASVAAGNSPPMPQD, encoded by the coding sequence ATGGAACGGCCGGCTCGGGCAAAAGGCGCGGATGCGTTTCGGACCATTAGCGAGGCGGCGCAGGAAGTCGGCGTCGCCCCGCATGTCTTGCGGTTCTGGGAAACCAAATTCCCGACATTGCGTCCGCTGAAGCGGGGCGGCAGCCGGCGGTATTATCGCCCGCGCGATATCGAATTGCTGCACCGGATCAAGCGCCTGCTGCACGAGGAAGGCTATACGATCAAAGGCGCCTCCAAGGCCCTGCGCAGCGGGAACGACCCGGGCAGCGGTTCGGCCCAGGATTTGGATCGGGGTTCGGATCGGAATGCGGATCAGAATTCCGACAAGGGGACGGTAGAGACCGTCGCCGAGGCGGCCGATATGGGGGAGGCCCCGACCGGGTTCGGGGGCCATGGGCCGGCGCTGGAGCGGGTCGGGAGGCTTCTCGATACGCTTGCGGCAGAATGCGCCAGCGTGGCGGCGGGAAATTCGCCGCCCATGCCCCAGGACTGA